The region ACAAAGGTACCTCTACTAACAATCACTGTCTTTCTTCTGAAGGGTTTGCAGCAGACTGCTAATTAACATTTGCTGgtccatcatcatcttcttcagcTCACCCACTTCTTCTGAAAGTCTTACAATCGCTTTAGCACCTCCTTCAACTCCAGAAGACAAGGTCTGAATGTTAGTGACCACGTCACCGCCTAAACTAGTGCCGTCACTGAACACAGAACCTGCTCCAAACATGTTTGTAAACGTGGAAGTCGTCATACAAGAAATACGAGACCCAGCAGTGTACTTGGATCGTTTGCGCTGTTTTGCGAGTTCGTATGCAGCTTTGAGAACGTCTTTCGGTAACCTGTTCTCCCTAGGATTTAACGGTTTTACGTGCAACACAACCCTATACGCAGAGGGGGAAACGAGCGCTGTCCATTGCAAGAAGCGGAATAAATACTTGGAGAGATTACCATTGAACAAAGCTGATTCTATGTAAGAAATCAGTCTGGTTTGGCGTTCTAGCTTCAAAAGTCCTGCAGTTTTCTGCAATCCCTGAATGTCATGAACAGCAATACCAACCAGTAAATTCATGAGGATGATTGTGACAAACAGTAGAAATATGACGAATATTACATGAGCACTAACTTCTAAGAGAAATGGAGGTTCTTTGCCTTCCTCGTAAGTAAGAAGGCCTTCAAAACTCACCTCTCCAGTCATAAACACTAACACTGCAATAAATCCAACCAGAGGATTAGAAAACTGTGCTGTCTTTGGGAATATCACACAAAAACTGATAGTAAAACCTATTAGTAAACAGGAGTATGCCACAAAGAGTTTTGCAAATTCCTTCTGTACTCTGGTGTACATAGCGACGTAAGATCCGAGCAGTGGGAGCTGTCCTATCATCAGCATCAAGTTGGTCCATCCAATGAGGACGGCAAATGCACCAACGTGACATTGCCAAACATCTATTCGCCCCGTGTAAATGAATGATATCGCAAACACGCTTACGATCACAGCCCATTCTATAAGATTCTCAGCTTGTTCAATGTACTGCCTCACACTTGAATAGGCAGTAATACCATATACTTTGCGCAGAATTTCACACACAGTGAAGAACACAAGAATGTACCACTCCATTTCTATAGCAATTGGGTGTCTCCTAAACCAACCCCCAATCACAGAATTATTCGGACATGGATCTGTTAGACCGCTGGTATTATTAAATGCATCTGCAGTTTGGTCGTAGCACCTGTGTGCCAAGGCAGACATCACATACATGGTTAAACTTAACACATATAGGAAACAAAAAAGTAACCTTGCAATGTAGAATTTGCGGATCTTCTTCCACTTTAGATGCAAAAATGCCTCGCACAGTGGATGCTGGAGTATTTCTTTTTGTCCTTCATCGACAAATGTTTTGAGATAACTGATCTCCCCTTGTGAAGAATGTTGAAGTAGATGCCGGAAATCTAACTTGAGCTCCACTTCTCTGTGTGATGCTTCAGGATCATGCATCGAGATAGCAGAGTCTAGTTTCTGATTCACCATGCCAAGAGCTGCTGGAGTCTTGCGGATCATAATGCTCAGAGCAGTGGTGCCACCTTTAGTCCTGGCACAAGCATCGGCGCCATGGTACAGTAACGTCTCCACGCACTGAGAGAGTTCATTGAGGGCTGCGACGTGAAGAGGGGTGTATCCGTACTTGTCCTTGGCATTCACGTCAGATTTCCAGCCGATCAGAAGCTCTGCAACATCATAAGcttgaagagcctttccaacagcTGAATGTAGAGGAGTGCGTAGGTCATTATCCAAGACATTTACATCACAACCACCAACTGATAATAGGGCTTCGACACACTCCAAGGACTGAGCTCGAGCTGCTAAGTGCAGTGCTGTCTGCCCACGGGAGTTCTTCTCCGCAGGATCGGCACCTTTTGATAGCAGCAAAGAGACACATTCAGAATAGCCATTCTCGGCAGCTAAGTGGAGCGCAGTTGCCTGTTTATCACGTGTCTTTACATTTACATCTATGCCTTCGCAGTTGAGCAAGATCTTGAGACATTCAACATGACCGAGATCTGCAGCTAAATGAAGGGGAGAACAACCTTCTGGCTCAATGGAGTTTACATCTGCGCGACTTTCTACCAACAGCTGAAGACATTCCGTTGAATTTGCCTTCACAGCAGAGTGCAAAGCCGTACCGTCACCGCTCGTGCCGTCTTTATAATAATCAATCTTGGCGCCATTGTTTAGCAGCAGCTTTGCCGCTGAAGGGGAATTACCGAAGGCTGCGCAATGGAGTGGAGTGTAGCGTTTCTTGATGAAGTTCACCATAGCTCCCCTTGAGATGAGGAACTTACACGCACCGACGTCATCGCTGAATGCAGCCAAATGGAGCGCAGTGAGGCCGTCCGTATCACAGGAGTGCAGTTCGGCGCCACACTTCAGCAGACCTGGCAACAGTTCACTCTTGTTCAGAAAGGCCGCCCACAGGAAGGAAATGTTCTTTTCTAGCTGGGGCTTGCTGCTCAACCCATCCACATTTTCGGCAGTAATCTTCTCTTGCTCGATTTCTTCGAGAGTGCGGATGCTGCCGATACTAGACCTCAAGATTTCTATAAGATTCGCGCGGATCGATTCCTTGCATATGCGAACTCTCAGTTCCTCGGGCACCATCGCCTCGAAGCTGTCGAAGAAGATCATTTCATCGGACGGAGGCGACTGTCCGTAATCGATGCGACTGAAATCTCCGCTCTCTTCGTCTTCGTCCGCGATTCCCTTGAGGTTCAGGTTGAATCCAATGGTGCCTTCGCGACGTTGGTTGCGCCATCTCTTCAACAAGGACGGGCTGGCGGTGTGGTAGGTGACTGCCGAGGAGCGCACGGGGATGCGTTCCGTCATGCTGATGGCGCGGTCCAACACCACCCGCTTCTTGTCGCGCATACCGCTGGTCTGGCTCCTCGAGCGCTCCCGCTTGTCTCGCAGCATGGCGATCAGGGGATCTGCATCCTGGAAATAGAAGACTAGGTTAAGAACCGATACTCAGACAATACAAAAGAACATGTgataaatacttttttcttttaaatacagTGCATGGCAAAAATGTCCCTGCAGTGAACTCAAGAGGCGCGAAGGGTGCACTAAGTTGGGAACAACGAAGCAATGGAACAATGACCTCCAGCAGGAACTATCCTTGAACTGAATAACATTCTAGTTTAGTGTGAAAGTTGTGCTTTAAACATGTGGTTGTGCTTAAGTCAGTTCCACATCTTTATGATTGAAATGACAGTGTTTTTAGTGGAGTATATCTTTCGTCAAGGTGATAAGCAGACCCTGGATTTTGATGTAATGTCACGTTTTAACTGGTGCATCATATACATTGCTAACTTACACATAAATCCTGATCATGTCGCCAACCCCCACCCCTACCCGATtatagaaatgcatatttattgtaaTGTTTCCATCATTTTGGCCAGTTTTCTTTTTGTGTGTTCTTTTTCCAACTTGTTTCGTAATTTTCTACAGCCGATGTATAGCTAGAGTCgtgcgcagatatacaaaataatatccgcatccgcgaattgttatccgcggatatcgCAAATATTtaacagtatattacacccaaggcatTGAAACTGATAgacctgttaacataatacaataggcctggcaccagaacccatacagtcacaggtttatgagggattttctcttgcgacaactaccgacgtactgacctttgttccttccttccatcaaTTGTGGGCAGGAGTCAGGTAGGTtcaggtcagatttacagctttatggtctcaaggctctttatacatcaccattctcccataccactgtcgaGGGTCGCCTGATCACGATCAAAAATTAAGAGTTACACTTGACTgaaaaaatcaataaacgtcattatttagaaattatcagcaaaattatacgCACTGCCATAACTTACAGTTCGTATcggccaagacactaacttcgaggatatccgcggataactacatccgtgcagggctctgtcTATAGCCTGTATTATTATGGTATTCATTTgcagttttaattttaaattattattattattattattattattattattattattattattattattatcattcttctttttctttttcttactagTATCGTTACTATTATCGGATTTTTTTTGTTTTGATATATTGAAAGTTTAAATCCTAtaagtcatgaaggaacgtaattggaCTCCGTCCTGTATAGCTTcacattatcaaataaataaataaataaataaataaataaataaataaataaataaataaataaataaataaatgaataaataaattcattaattaaaaCATTAGTTCAATTTTTCTCCATTATTTTATCACTTTCAGCATTCAATTATTTTGTAAGTCATTTTTCTTTGTTCTGCATTATTATTTACCGTAGTCATTTTACGTTGGGTCATCGCGTACGGTAGAgctcggaagtttatgacctaaagaagtataaATATGCTCTAAAACTATCTAAATATGACGTAAGTAGGGATAGGTAGCAAGCATTAGAGTATTGCTCACATTAAACGTGTCAaaaatacagcagacacatttaatcatgcaaactgtcAGAGCTACTGTAGGTACATTAAAACTTGATACATTATCATAGCCCCGAGGCTAAGCAAAAAATGAAGTATtggcatgctttttggtatctgttggCATACCTTCGTACAGCACCTCTTTACAACTGATAAACTTCGTTATTAGGTGTCCGCCGTGATGTTATCTGGAACTTTCCACATTTCAATGCATGTAATTATTCATTACTGTACGTTGTCATGGCTGACGCTTAATCATAAGGACATGTTTCATTTTCCTATTAAGAAACATCTTCAGCTTAGTAACATATAAACTGACAAGATccacataaaattaaattaaatgtcgtCTTTTTTCTGTGAAGAAGACATCCACCACGGTACATTACGTGTTTTTACAaaatattcttcaatttattttaatgtgtatCTTGTCAATGTATATGATTAAGATCCATCCATTACAacataataactaataataataacaccgaactcgatagctgcagtcgcttaagtgcggtcagtatccagtattcaggaatagtgggttcgaaccccaaagtcgggagccctgaagatggttttccgtggtttcccattttcacaccaggcaaatgccggggctgtaccttaattaaggacacacgcgcttccttctcactccaaggcctttcctgtcccatcgtcgccataagacctatctgtgtcggtgcgacgtaaagcaaatagcaaaaaataataccAATAACAACGTAGCTATCACCATGCATTCCGGAGACACTGTCATTAGTCCTGGTGATGGTtgactgtggtttcccattttcacaccaggtaaatgctggggccgtaccttcatTGAGgcaacagtcgcttccttcccaatcctagccctttcttatcccataccaccatcgtcataagacctatctgtgtcaatatgatgttaataaataaataaataaataaataaataaataaataaataaataaataaataaataaatatttgtaataatgttttaattatttagacTTCCTGTGTGTTTGTCTTGTATTCGTGTCTCCGCTCTTATTTTAGACTATACATAAAGCTACGGTGTTCGCTTCTGGCACTATTCTTACGATAGAGGACAGTCACGAAACAGAAATtggaaatacagaaataaatatgtGAATTGGATTAAAGCCACTCATATATATTTACTTAGCAAagccgagctttctgccaaattacattggGCTTCATCAGGGCATATGaaggtctgcctccgacagtgagcagaGAAATTTTTCGACGGAACGgagaagtcacgaccatactatccacggccggcccccactaactggactcgcggatcgtcgcgctgtgctctGGTGTTACCTATATGTATTTAGCAAagccgagctttctgccaaattgcagTTGGCGGGGTGCCCATGACGCAACGCATTAACGATAAAcgagacaaaaaatattttgaagcgattttgaaatatcttaacgattCATATGATtgtggttaagaaattagtgattttgttttcgcgaattacagcgaattatagcgacaaggccagtttaaagcggaATTTACTTATTTTGCTATAAGTGCGAAATTCACAGGAaataacaggcagtaaaggaaatcaaagaagaatttgaaaagggaatcacaatccaaggagaggaaatcaaaacactgagatttgccgattatattcttatttcatctgagactgcagaagatctagataagttgctgaatggtatggacagagtcttgggtgaggaTTACAAGATgacaataagtccaaaacaaaagtaatggagtgcagtcgtaggAAGtagggtgatgcaggaaatatcagattaggaaatgaaggcttgaaggaagtggatgaatattgttacttgggtagtaaaataactaacgatggcagaagtaaggagggcataaaatgcagggtagcacaagcaaggaaggcctttcttaagaaaagaaatttgctcacttcgaatactgatatatagtaggaattagaaaaatgtttttgaagacttttgtttggagcgcggcattgtatggaagtgaaacatggacgataacacggtcagaatgaaagagaatagaagcttttgaaatgtggtgttacagaagaatgctgaaggtgagatggatagaacgaatcacgaatgaagagatactgaatcgaattggtgagaggagatcgttgtggctaaatttgacgagaagaagagatagaatgataggacaaattttaagacacccaggacttgtgaagctggtttttgagggaagtgtagggggtaagaacggtaggggtaaaccaaggtatgaatacgccaagcagattagagcagatgtaggatgcagcggttatgtacaaatgaaaaggttagctcaggatagggtggcttggagagctgaatcaaaccagtctatggactgaagactcaaataacaacaatgaTCTTGAAgctgtattccaatatcacgtgcgAGAAAAGAACAGAAGATTGAATAAGATTTCATATTTCGACAGAAGAATAACTTTGTATTAATATTcaatggtatggccatatagggCGAAATCTATGACCATGTACGGTGAAAGGATAATTTATTATGTAATCTtcattagggctatattatagttctaatcaagattacataaggaataatgaatatCAATATCGCTTGTTTTCATCTATTTTTCACGTACATAATTCACAAATTTCACGAATTCAACTTTTTATGAAcaactttaggaaaggattaatGCGATGAGGTCAGCCCTATTTCGAAAAATAACGTCAAAAATAGTTTCCTTTTCACGAAATCGAACATAATACAAAAAAATTCATGCCTCTAGCCATGGtctacctgcagattacgaggtgccgtatggtcagcacgacgaatcctctctgccgttatttttgggtttctagaccgggcctatctcaccgtcagatgactcctcaattctaatcacgtaggccgagtggacctcgaaccagtcctcagatacaagtaaaaatccctgactggccgggaattgaacacggggactccgtataagaggcaggcacgctgcccccaCACCGCGAGGCCGCATATACAGTCGAATCTCCATTactagaattttcagtatctcCCGGCAGTTTTTCCTATTAttaacgtgtatttatttctctaatacacgaaattcggttacacgaatttcttgatttctcgaaacaaacatttcctcccATGAAGCAAAAAATACCCTGTAATTCGAATTTTGTGGAACGTTAACTATGCaatgcggcatttgtggtttgtggggaacagttaacaagtaaataaagggacacagtgatgctgggagctaatatgacgggaacgaAGAAACTAAAACTTGTAGCAATCGGataatcggcgaagcctcgctgtttcaagggtgtgaattaattaccggtccaGTACGAAAACAACCCCCCCGAGgtcacggatgacaagctccataatacgaatctcggctgcgtcgTGTTGACaaaaagtttcaacgtgaagggaggaaaggttaacaataacaaacagaagagactaacggttttctttccaaagatgttaacggaggtatgtttcttgtttcactattgcattctgtcttctaaaaatttactataatgagggttataattaaagtgatgccgtaatatagtttgtatatttttaaatactgttaaaaaatactgtattcagcatacgcccgtagatacatatggttCAATTATGTACTACACACGCTCAAAAACGGGATTCgctataactcgaaataaaatttagctcccgaggtaattcgagatatcgaggttccactgtaatagtACCCTACACATGTATTAAATCGTAACGTTACTATAATTCCGCCCATAGTTTATATTACATTTTATGGTTTTATTGGTTTGATTGCAATGAAGTATGTTTTAAAAACCCTGAATTTcataaaagtgggaaggaagcggttgtggccttaattaaggcacggccccagcattttcctggcgtgaaaatgggaaaccatggaaacccatcttcaggggtgccgacggtgtggttcgaacccactatctcccgaatgcaagctgacggctaagtgacccaaaccgcaccGCCATTTGCTCAGTAAGTATAGATCTAATGTTTGCTATAAATATTCATGTAATCTCTAAACCGTTTGTCTCATACTTCTCATATCATTACTCTGTATTTAACAGATATTCgctgaaataaaaatatttcattttgacGTTCTCCCGATTTTTTTtttcaacacaccagaaaacccgaaaaaaaagTCTCCTAAAATTTCTTCTATTCCAAATTTAAGGAAAGTAAATAATAACGATTAATgatacataatatatttgtgccgaaaatcTCTTTCCTCGACTCACTGCGTgatgttttatcgataacatcacttaTTAGTAGGGCCcgaatttttaggttttaaactattttattccttgctagctaactgcagtattttaacttacttatccatttcattaccattggagtaaattacttgaatcttataaaacctaaaaataactaaataagacgttaaaacctaaaaaaaaaaaaactaaatgggctattcaagacagtattacgttattttgaaatagaagtaccaaatattaatgaaattgaatgattttttaaaaaataaacattatgcacgactttttggaatgacttcatggtttggaactggaagttgtttgtaagtataactagtgagagcgaaacaacgtgatacgatactattccactagagCACAGCACGAAACAAGAGACAacccctggcgttcactgacctgcatctagcaggtacaagcccgcctaacttgacGGCTTCAGTGCATCTCttattgtgtacggtcgactaccgccagctacggctgtttagctctatacacattattatgcgacaaactaaaattaattttccctataaatcaagttattattgaaggcagtttaagaagcttacgcatctcagaagtagcgatgcctaaaggcaagtcattatttgctttacgtcgcaccgacatggcgacgatgggataggaaaggcctaggaatgggaaggaagcggccgtggctttaattaaggtacagccccagcatttgcctggtgaccacggaaaactatcttcagggctgccgatagtggggttcgaacccactatctcccgattactggatactggccgcacttaagcgactgcaaaaaaaaaagtttgaatgaatagtataactttagtaatgattgaaatgatcattaaaactatttcagaaggataaaaaactaaaaaactattttgagctattaaaaaactaaaacgtggtttttaacaacctaaaaatccgggccctactcattaggtacttccccgcattcattttaggcccGAATTACGCAcagtaatctctcccctcttattgaacccAAAACTAACGCTTGACTGCGTCATTCCAAGGGAAATCCCCCGAGCCGCATATAGACCtgtatcctgctacgacttcaaaattggcacacaatttcaCAGGAAgactgggaagaagaagaagaagaagaagaagaagaagaagaagaagaagaagaagaagaagaagaagaagaacgtagcCAGAGTGTGCTGGTGAGTAAAACTGAATATTTTTCTCATAACAACTTCACATGACTATtgtattctttaatttagttatacaTTTCAGTGTTCAAGTAACTACCGATATTTTCATTGAAACTCCCGAAATGTTCatgtacaatctaccgattttttaaaTTTGTAGAACTGGCAACACTGTTTTCACGCCTTAGTTAACAGCATCATGACATTCGTCTGGAGAATGAGAAGAGAAACCGAAAGTAATTAATGCCATTTGCTGCAAGCTCTACAGTGAAGGTAAAACCCATGTACCAAAATAACCCATCCTACAACACGTCATTCATACGCCAGCTCCCTCACGTGGGTACGCAAGATCTCTCCCAGCCACGTAGGCTAAATAATTATACATTTCAATCAGCAATTTTCCTCGGAACAAATGAAAGGGGATAGGCGACAGacaagaaggaggaggagaggtTCCGTATCACACACAGTAAATTTACTAGACCTTGATCACAATCCATCTCATGACTTCACAACgcgccttcacaatcctctattaaTATTGCAACTAGCTCTGCGGCCTCGCTTCGTTCCACCACACCTCTTCTCATTAAAACCGAGTCTCAACATCGTCATTTAACAatcaaaatttgctttacgtcgcaccgacacagataggttttacggcgacgataggacagaaaagggtTACGAACGAAAGgctgccatagccttaattaagtacTCGCGAGCgcgttagccaatcagaatgcaatattttattttaataattttaaaacaaatgGCACGAAATGTTTAAGCTTTTAAAGACACTGCAAACCTATATGCCAAGAGCTTTTGTTAGAATGGTTTTTCATGTCAGTCGGCTCAGCCGTTGTCTCAAACTTGCGGTCACAAAAATTGAtatgctaaatacttgaaatccACCCGTCCGAGTTTTGTATTCCCGACATGACATTCAATCTTTGTACGTTACTTCCCTAATGACACCATTTTAGACTTGAAAATGAGCATTTTCGTGTCATAATAAAGCTATACAATTTTCAGTGCTTATACGACCGACAGAAACATTCATTATCGCATCTCTTAGGCTCCTATGTCCAATACAACATTCTCCATGTTGTGTTCTATTAGTTTAAAAAATGGTCACAAAAACAAAAGTGCACTGTACGATGAATATTCTTTCAATTTAAAATCAATTTTAGAAAGTGCCACAAAGCAAAGGATGCACAGATAATCATATGGAGTGAAGGGAaaggtacaaaataaaagtaattgggtttaatttcagtaaaattaaaaaaaaaatgttttactcAATTGCAAATtactaatcagtaaaattacaaaattactgcACAGAACGCAAGTCTTaaggaaatcattttgttgttgttgttgttgtttttgtcccCATGGGGCTGGATATTTATTACTACTTTTTTCTTTTGCATTGGGAGTTTTCAAGATGCTCGTTCTTAACTTAAGTCTGTATTCCACATCCATGTTGTTATTATTTTGAGGGCCAactattcaaaatatttattcaaataaggGGACGGGAATTCCGTAACCCTTTCACCACAAAATGTTTATTCCGGCGGTTCCATTATCGACTCAGAGTCGTGGTACACGCTTAACTAAAGGTCAACCAATTACCCAGTGGCGTGCAccgaaccccatctaccccagcgctgtcggggtaaataactttgtatttacattttcttattattccttagaacgcttttaataaagtttaaaaaaaattagaatgtataagccaagccaagtacagctgtctcgacaatccgctcgctctaCCGCAGTTCA is a window of Anabrus simplex isolate iqAnaSimp1 chromosome 13, ASM4041472v1, whole genome shotgun sequence DNA encoding:
- the mRpS9 gene encoding transient receptor potential channel pyrexia isoform X1; amino-acid sequence: MLRDKRERSRSQTSGMRDKKRVVLDRAISMTERIPVRSSAVTYHTASPSLLKRWRNQRREGTIGFNLNLKGIADEDEESGDFSRIDYGQSPPSDEMIFFDSFEAMVPEELRVRICKESIRANLIEILRSSIGSIRTLEEIEQEKITAENVDGLSSKPQLEKNISFLWAAFLNKSELLPGLLKCGAELHSCDTDGLTALHLAAFSDDVGACKFLISRGAMVNFIKKRYTPLHCAAFGNSPSAAKLLLNNGAKIDYYKDGTSGDGTALHSAVKANSTECLQLLVESRADVNSIEPEGCSPLHLAADLGHVECLKILLNCEGIDVNVKTRDKQATALHLAAENGYSECVSLLLSKGADPAEKNSRGQTALHLAARAQSLECVEALLSVGGCDVNVLDNDLRTPLHSAVGKALQAYDVAELLIGWKSDVNAKDKYGYTPLHVAALNELSQCVETLLYHGADACARTKGGTTALSIMIRKTPAALGMVNQKLDSAISMHDPEASHREVELKLDFRHLLQHSSQGEISYLKTFVDEGQKEILQHPLCEAFLHLKWKKIRKFYIARCFFP